The Prodigiosinella aquatilis region TGACTCCGTAAAGCGGGCGCTGCCACTCATTCCAGCCAGTAAACGACTATCCGGTTTTATCACCCGGCCTATCAAATTCAGAGTCTGACTGCTTTCATCGATACGCGCACCGATACGTACGATTTCAGCCGCTAGCGGATCACCGGTTTCATCCGGGGTAAACGTAAAGGTCTGTTTCGGCTTAAGTGATATCAACCAGCGTGATGGCACCAGCAAATGTATTTCCAGATGACGGTTGTCCACAATCTCCAGCAATGGCGTCCCCTGCCCAACATACTCGGATACCTGAACCTTGCGGGAGACAATCTGTCCATCAAAAGGCGCGGTGATGAGACAACGGCTGGTCTGAATCTGATAAACCTGGCTTTCTGCAACCGCCTGCGCCAGATGAGCTTCCGATAACGCAACAGCATTCCGCCCCACCGATTTCATTTCCGCCAGTTGCCGGTTTTGGCTCAGTTCCTGCTGGGCGGCACGTGCCGCCGCCTTCGCTGCTGCCAGTTGAGCCTGATATGCCGAACAATCAAAACGCACCAGCAAAGCACCTTTATGAAACGATTCACCATCACGGAATGGCATTTCCACTACTTTAGCATTCAGTTCACTGGAAAGTGTTGCTTGATCGATAGCGCGCAGTACCCCCCGGGCTTCTCTGACCGTGGAAGCGGAAACAGCAGGCACAGAAGGCTCCTGAAGTAAAGCGTCGTCCGTTTGAGCAGCGAAAAGATTCGGTGAGATAGTAAAAAAACCGGCAAACACCAGCGAATAAAGCGTGTTTACCCAAGATGTCAGTCTATTGTCCACATTACCAGCCTAATACAACGCGCAAGGTGGGGTAAATCAGAGTGATTATTTCACTGTGTTGATTGTCATCCCTGACTCACTGCTAAACCCACTAGCCTCGCGAAAAATCATCGTAGAGAGCCATCGGCAATGCCATGTTGATACTGTCGTATTACATGGCAATATTGCCTGCTGCCCAGTTCTTCTCTGTTTTATCCAGCGACCGGCTCACGGACGCGATATCGTTTAGCCCTTTACTGTTGGCTAGCGGATCGAGTCCCACCGTCACAAAAATCTGGCTATAAGCATTACGTAGTTCCGCGTAAGCCAGATCATTTCGTAAGGAGGTATTCACTGCATTCAGTTCGCCCTGAATTAACTGCAATTCACCAATGCTGCCTGCCTTATAACGATTACGCAGTTGTTCCAGAATTTTCGAATCCAGTTTTTGTAGTTCCCGCCCAGTACGGTATTGCCGCTGTGCTTCGCTAAAGTTGGCACGGGCTACATACAATTGCGCCATCACCGCCATCGACATCGCCTGACGACGAGCCTCTGCCACGGCTTCCCCAGCTTTCGCTACCCGATGCGCCGTCGGGCCAGAAAACAGATTAAACAGATTCCAGGTGACTTTTATCCCGGCATCCGCCCAACTTTGATTGACCAAAAACGAGTTGCTGTCGTAATTTCCACCGACGGACATTTCCAGTCCCGGCAGCATGCGTAACAGTGTTTTACGCGTTTCTGCCGCGCTGATTCGCACTTGATAATCCTGCTCGCGCAGTTCCGGACGGTTAACCAGTGCGGCTTTTTCCAACCGGTTGAAGTCAACATGCAATGCCGGTTCCGGCATCTGATTTTCATCCGGTAACGCCAGCACATACTGAGTGCCTAATGGTAAATTCATCAAGGTCGCCAGCTCGGTCTTGGCCAGTGACAACGCCCGGCGCTGTTCTTCCAACTGCCGGGTAGCATCCAGTAATGCACGCTGATAAGTATAGGCTTCCACCAGATCACCGACTTTCTGAGTGGTCATTTTCTGGCTATTTTCTCGCGCCATGTTCACACGATCGATTAGCGCGTCAATCCGACTGAGCAACCGTTCCGCCGCCACAGCGCGCCAGTAGGCGGATTGCACGTCCTGTACAATGGTGTGTACTACTTTGCGTCGGCGTTCATCGGCAATCCAGCGCTGATCGGAGTGTTGTTGCGCCGTGACATAACTGACGCCAAAATCGAGAACATTCCAGACCATGGTCAAATCGGCGACACGACGGGTTTTATCCTGAGATGTAGAAGGTTCCAGAGACTGGCTTCCGGTTTCAACACTACGACTACTGGATGCACTGACGTTACTGCGTGTCACATACCCGGCCTCTGCTGCCAGTCTGGGTAACATATCAAAACTCGCCAGATCGAGCTGATTTTGAGACAACGCATGCTCCATCACCTTAACTCTGGCTTCAAGATTATATTTAAGCGCTCTGGCCATCGCGTCGTGCAATGTGATCGGTCCGGTTACCGGCTCCTGATGGCTAAACATTATGCTGAGGTCAGCGTTTGCTCGCCGCAGGCTTTCCGTTTTATTAATCGGCTTCGTGGACACGGTACAACCACTGATAACGAGCGCCACAACGCTGATACTGAGAATTTTCGGGCATTTATTCATATTGAAATTCCTTACCCTCGCCATTTTTTATTTTTACTGAGTTCATTTAAACCGATGGATTAACCTGCTGCAGTGCCCCGGCAAGTGATGCCAGTCGCTGATAGTCATACTCATCCAGGATTTTTAACTGCTGGCTAAACACCGGTGTCCCGAACACAGAGACCGGTACAGATCCAGAAGTAACGTGTGAACCAAATACACCCTGCCAACTACCTTGGGAAAAAGTAGACAGCGGTGTC contains the following coding sequences:
- a CDS encoding efflux RND transporter periplasmic adaptor subunit — encoded protein: MVFAGFFTISPNLFAAQTDDALLQEPSVPAVSASTVREARGVLRAIDQATLSSELNAKVVEMPFRDGESFHKGALLVRFDCSAYQAQLAAAKAAARAAQQELSQNRQLAEMKSVGRNAVALSEAHLAQAVAESQVYQIQTSRCLITAPFDGQIVSRKVQVSEYVGQGTPLLEIVDNRHLEIHLLVPSRWLISLKPKQTFTFTPDETGDPLAAEIVRIGARIDESSQTLNLIGRVIKPDSRLLAGMSGSARFTESQ
- a CDS encoding TolC family protein, which encodes MNKCPKILSISVVALVISGCTVSTKPINKTESLRRANADLSIMFSHQEPVTGPITLHDAMARALKYNLEARVKVMEHALSQNQLDLASFDMLPRLAAEAGYVTRSNVSASSSRSVETGSQSLEPSTSQDKTRRVADLTMVWNVLDFGVSYVTAQQHSDQRWIADERRRKVVHTIVQDVQSAYWRAVAAERLLSRIDALIDRVNMARENSQKMTTQKVGDLVEAYTYQRALLDATRQLEEQRRALSLAKTELATLMNLPLGTQYVLALPDENQMPEPALHVDFNRLEKAALVNRPELREQDYQVRISAAETRKTLLRMLPGLEMSVGGNYDSNSFLVNQSWADAGIKVTWNLFNLFSGPTAHRVAKAGEAVAEARRQAMSMAVMAQLYVARANFSEAQRQYRTGRELQKLDSKILEQLRNRYKAGSIGELQLIQGELNAVNTSLRNDLAYAELRNAYSQIFVTVGLDPLANSKGLNDIASVSRSLDKTEKNWAAGNIAM